The genomic segment GCCGAGAGCGTCGAGCGCGAAGCCGCCCGCTGCAAAATGCCCTACGTCAGCGAGCGCTGGCTCGGCGGCAGCTTGACCAACTTTCGCACCATTCGCAGCCGGCTCACCCGCCTGGAAGAGCTGGATAAGCTCATGGCTGGCGAAGAGCTGCACACCTACTCCAAAAAGATGCAGTCGGCCCTCAAACGCGAGTATCGCAAGATGCTCCGCAACCTCAACGGCATCCGGCAGCTCAACCGCCTGCCCGAGTGCCTGGTGGTGGTCGACCCCAAAAAGGAGCACAACGCCGTCGACGAGGCCCGCAAGCTCGGCATCACGGTGGTGGCGCTGATCGACACCGACAGCGATCCCGATCTGGTCGACCTGCCGATCCCGTGCAACGACGATAGCGTGCGCTCGATCGAACTGGTGCTCAAGCAACTCGCCGACGCCATCATCGAAGGCAACGCCTCCAGCGAGGCCTTTGCCGGGCAAGGCGCCGCCAAAGACGCCGAGCCCGCCAAGGTCTAGCGGCCTGCTGCGTGATGCAACCGGTCCTTGCCGTCTATCGCGATGGATCGCGGCGGCAATGCTCGACTAGGAACGCGGCAAAGCGTACCTTCGTGGGCAGATGGCCCCCGGGTTTCGCCGCGGACCAGCGATCGGCGTATCCATCCCAATTCAATTGCAACTGCCGCAAGGGCTAGCTTCCGCCCGCGGCCCACACCACATAACCGGAGAGGACTGACATGGCGGATATTTCGGCCAGCGCCGTCAAATCGCTGCGAGACAAGACCGGCCTGCCGATGATGGAGTGCAAGCAGGCCTTGCAATCCACCGGCGGCGATGAGGCCGCGGCCATCGATATGCTGCGCAAGCAAGGCAAAAAGACCATGGCCAACCGCGCCGACCGCGAGACCAGCTTTGGCCGCTTTGGCGTCTATGCCGATGTGGCCAGCGGCGTCGGCGCCCTGGTCGAACTGCGCTGCGAAAGCGCCCCGGTCGTCGGCAGCAACGACTTCATCCAACTCGCCAACGACTTGGCCAAGCAGTTGGCCACCGGCCCCGGCGCCGCCACTGGCGACGAGTTGCTCAGCCAACCCTCCCCCAGTCGCCCCGGCCAAACCTTGGCCGATCAAAAAGACGATCTGGTCAACCGCATTCGCGAGGTCTTCAACATCGGCCGCATGGTCCGCATCGACGGCCCCTGCGGCGGTTATGCCCACCACACCGGCACGCATGGCGCCTTGGTCGAGGTCCGCGCCACCTGCGCCAAAGCCATCGATCAGTCCATCGCCAACGAACTGGCCATGCACGTCACCGCCATGCGCCCCAAAGCCACCACCAAGGACGATCTCGACCCCGCGCTCATCGACAAAGAACGCGAAATCCTCTCCGAGGCCTCGCGCAAAGAGGGCAAGCCCGAGAACATCATCGCCAAGATGGTCGAAGGCCGTCTGCGCAACTTCTTTGCCGAGCATGTGCTGGCCGAGCAGCCCTTCATCAAGGACGAAAAGAAAACCGTCGGCGCCTACGCCAACGATCACGGCATGCAGGTGGTCCGCTTCGTCGGCTGGGAGCTGGGCAAAGAATAGCCCGTCGCCGGCGACAACTTCCCTAACGAGAGTAAAAACTCCATGACCGATACCCCCGCCCGCCGCGTGCTGCTCAAGGTCTCTGGCGAAAGCTTCACGCGTGCCGGAGAACGCGGCATCAACATGGACGAAGTGCTGCACCTGGCGCAGCAAACGGCCCGCGCCGCCCGCCAAGGGGCGCAAATCGCCATCGTCATGGGGGGCGGCAACATCCTCCGTGGCGCCCAGTTCCGTTCCGGCGCCACCGGCATCGAGGAGGCCACCGCCCACTACATGGGCATGCTGGCCACCGTGATGAACGGCCTGGCGCTGCAAGACGCGCTAGAGTCGCTCGGCTGCGAAACCCGCCTGCTCACCGCCATCCGCATGGAGGCCGTGGCCGAGCCGTATATTCGCCGCCGCGCCCGCCGCCATCTGGAAAAAGGGCGCATCGTGCTGTTGGCCGCCGGCACCGGCAGCCCGTTTGTCACCACCGACACCGCCGCCGCGCAGCGGGCTTTGGAGCTGGAGGCCAACATCCTGCTCAAGGCCACTCGTGTCGATGGCGTCTACAGCGACGACCCCGAAAAGAACGCCCACGCCGTGCTCTATAGCGAGTTGAGCTACCACACCGTGCAGCAGCAAAATCTGCGGGTCATGGACTCCACCGCCATCGCCCAGTGCATGGAACACGACATGCCGATCTTGGTGTTCAACTACAAAAAAGAAGGCAACATCGAGCGAGCGGTCGAAGGCCAAAAGGTCGGCACGCTCATCGCCAGCGAAGCCTACATCAGCCAACAAAAGCAAGCGCTAGCGCGCCAGTAGAGGTCTGCCATGAGCTCCGATACCATCCTGCTCGACGTCGAAGAACGCATGGAAAAAGGGGTCGCGGTCCTCAAGCAGGCCTTGGCCGGCATCCGCACCGGCCGCGCCAACCCGGGGCTGGTCGACTCCATCCGCGTCGACGCCTACGGCTCTCCCACCCCGCTCAAGCAACTCGCCACCATCGGCGCCCCCGAACCTAATCAGATCGTCATTCGCCCCTTCGACCCCAGCACGCTCAAAGACATCGAAAAGGCGATTCAGGCCAGCGACCTGGGCTTCAACCCCATGAACGATGGCCGCGTGGTGCGCATCAGCATCCCGCCCCTCTCGACCGAAACGCGCAAAAAGCTGGTCGCGCGGATCAAGGAATTGTCCGAGGAGGCCAAGGTCGCCATCCGCAATGTCCGCCGCGACGGCAACAAACTTGCCGATCAGGAGCAGAAAGACAAGATCCTGACCGAGGACGATCGCGACTCGGTCAAAGAAGAAGTGCAAGAACTGACCAAGACCTACGAGGGCCAGGTCGACGCGCTGGCCAAGGCCAAAGAAACCGAGGTCATGGAGCAGTAGGAGCGGGACGTGCCCAGCGTCGAGCCGAATCCCTACGCCGCGCCCGACCCGATGGATGCCGCCAAGCACGCCGAATCGCGCTGGCGGCGCGTTCGCGCCTCCCTCTCGCTGGCGCTCTTCTTTTTCGGGCTGATTCTACTAGCCATGTCGTACGTGGTGTGGCTTTTGTTGGTCGCCCGAGCGGATGCGACTGATTTCTTCCCTAATCTCCGGGGCGTTGGGACCGCCTATCTGGTAGGCATAACCGCGATGGTGATCGCCGGCTTCCTGTTGCCCAGAGAGCCGATGCCCAAGCGACCCCGCTGGCTGCGGTTTTTGAATTACGAGCGGCCCGGCGAATCGCGACTGCGGCTCTCGCTGCGTGTAATATTGTTCTTTTTTGGCGCGGTCACTGTTGCCAAGGGTTTGTCAGGTGTGGTGTGGTTTTCCTTGCTGGTCGTCCTGACCCGCGACGCCCAGCAGCGCAACAATTGGATCACCAAACTGCCCGAGGCGGCTGTCGCCATCGCGATTGGCGCGGCGCTATTGTTTTTCGCCTATCTGTTGTGGCCGCCGGCCCCAGTCGAACCACCAGATAATCCGACGCCAGATTAGCAGTCTCCACCT from the Pirellulales bacterium genome contains:
- the rpsB gene encoding 30S ribosomal protein S2, with the protein product MSTVLVQQLIEAGVHFGHRASRWNPKMRPYIYARRNLIHIIDVRETIRGMLRAKKYLGQVASGGSLVLFVGTKKQAAESVEREAARCKMPYVSERWLGGSLTNFRTIRSRLTRLEELDKLMAGEELHTYSKKMQSALKREYRKMLRNLNGIRQLNRLPECLVVVDPKKEHNAVDEARKLGITVVALIDTDSDPDLVDLPIPCNDDSVRSIELVLKQLADAIIEGNASSEAFAGQGAAKDAEPAKV
- the tsf gene encoding translation elongation factor Ts, giving the protein MADISASAVKSLRDKTGLPMMECKQALQSTGGDEAAAIDMLRKQGKKTMANRADRETSFGRFGVYADVASGVGALVELRCESAPVVGSNDFIQLANDLAKQLATGPGAATGDELLSQPSPSRPGQTLADQKDDLVNRIREVFNIGRMVRIDGPCGGYAHHTGTHGALVEVRATCAKAIDQSIANELAMHVTAMRPKATTKDDLDPALIDKEREILSEASRKEGKPENIIAKMVEGRLRNFFAEHVLAEQPFIKDEKKTVGAYANDHGMQVVRFVGWELGKE
- the pyrH gene encoding UMP kinase, with protein sequence MTDTPARRVLLKVSGESFTRAGERGINMDEVLHLAQQTARAARQGAQIAIVMGGGNILRGAQFRSGATGIEEATAHYMGMLATVMNGLALQDALESLGCETRLLTAIRMEAVAEPYIRRRARRHLEKGRIVLLAAGTGSPFVTTDTAAAQRALELEANILLKATRVDGVYSDDPEKNAHAVLYSELSYHTVQQQNLRVMDSTAIAQCMEHDMPILVFNYKKEGNIERAVEGQKVGTLIASEAYISQQKQALARQ
- the frr gene encoding ribosome recycling factor; its protein translation is MSSDTILLDVEERMEKGVAVLKQALAGIRTGRANPGLVDSIRVDAYGSPTPLKQLATIGAPEPNQIVIRPFDPSTLKDIEKAIQASDLGFNPMNDGRVVRISIPPLSTETRKKLVARIKELSEEAKVAIRNVRRDGNKLADQEQKDKILTEDDRDSVKEEVQELTKTYEGQVDALAKAKETEVMEQ